ATAATGATGACCCCGTTGGAGCCGCGTGAACCGTAAATTGCCGTTGCCGATGCATCTTTCAATACCTGAATCGACTCAATATCAGCCGGATTGATAATGCTCAACGGATTAATCCGGTTGACCGAACTGCTGCTGGCAATCCCACTGGCCGAATACGAGTTGGATGCATAGTTGCTCAAATCCGACCCGCCACCGCCCGTACCAATGGCATAACCATCGACCACATATAACGGCGAGTTCCCACCTGTAATGGAGCTAATACCCCGCACAATCACGTTGACGTTTCCACCCGGTGCGCCCGAGGTTTGGGTAATCTGCACACCCGCTACTTTTCCCTGCATCATCTGATCGACGCTGGTGGCCGAGGGGACTGGCACCAGATCTTTACTGGTCAGATTGACGATAGAGCCCGTCAAATCCTTTTTTCGCTGGGTGCCATAACCCACTACCACCACATCCTGAAGTTGTTGCTGGTCGGTTTTAAGCGCTACATTGATTTGCGAACGATTGCCTACGGCGAGTTCCTGAGGAGCATAGCCGATGAAACTGACAACCAGCGTCGCATTGGGAGAAACGTTGATTAGGAAATTGCCGCTGGCGTCCGATGTAGTTCCATTGGTAGTTCCTTTTTCGGTTACGGTGGCTCCTACGAGAACGTCGCTGTCTTCTGACGCGGTGATTTTACCCCTAATCGTCACTTTGGCCGATTGGGCAACCCCAACCGTAACAGCCAATAGGCTCAGCATACTGCCAATCACTAAGAGTCGCAGTCGATGGAATAAAAAGTGGTCCATGAGTTAAAAATTAAGGTTTAAGAACGGTTGTAATGAATAATGGATCATGAATGAGCTTGTAAAGGGCTGCTTGTGTGGTATTCAAATAGGGCGCCACCCGACATTGTCCATTGTGCATTATCCATTATTCATTAGAAATAATGACTGATTCGACTTTGAGGTAGTCGGCGATTTTCTGGATGGTTTTGGCGTGGTGCCCGACACCCAGTGCGAAGTGGTGCGTTGGCCCTTCGCTAATCCAGCGTTTCAGGAAGGTGCGAACGTTGGGTTTGAAGAAGCCACGCGTATTGGTATTACCCGTTGGAGGAATTGGCCCGGCTATCGACTCGCCTTCGGCAATCACGAACTTCATTTTGCCCTCGTAGGTCGAACTGATGCTCAGCATGGTAATCGGTCCTTCCTTAATTTTGAATTCGACACCAGCGCCAAAACCGGGTTTGCCGTGGTATTTTTTCAGACTGCGCAATACTGGCTGGCCTTCTGCAATAGCAATGTTATGTGGTCCGTCGTGGCCGACCAGGACGAAATCTTCCTTGAAATCGACCGGGTGAAACTCCGCGAAGCTGCCGCCAATACCCAGTCGTTCCATGATGAGCATAGCAATACAGGTTTTCAGGTCTGATTCGCCACACATTGGAAAGCCAGCACCTTGCAAGAGGGAGTTGCCAACGATCAGATTCGACATCACGACCCGCGTGTCGCTGCCTTCCGGGCCATCATAGTAATAGGCCAGTCCATCGAGTTTTTTGGCTTTGATGAATTTTTCCAGCGCCACGGCCGCCTGGGCCGCAATGTGCAGATCGGAATCGCGGAGTTTTTCGGAAATAGGGTCCGAGACGGGATCGGGTGTGTCGAAATACGCCAGAATCCGCTCTTTAATCGCGTCAATTTCAGTCTCTGTTGCTTTCTGGTATTGCGAAACGATCTCATGTGCTTCGCACTGGACGATGTGTGCGCCAAAATGCGCCGTAAGCATGGTCGAATCGGAATGCATGTCGAGCATGGCTTCAATCGGGTGACCGATATGGCCGATCCGGGCGGTTTTCAGGTCATGCAATACAGTAGCGATCCGGCAGTATTCTTCAATGTCGGCATCGGCAGCCGGGTCGTCGTGTAACGTTCCGATGATCATCTGGGGTACTTTTTTTCCCATACGAACGGCTACGCCCGCAAACTCCGGCAGTGAACAGATATCGTCGTTGTACAATTGCATGTACGTGGAGGCCCGGCTGTAGTCCATCGCCTTATCGGGCTGGAGGGCTACCAGAACAATCGGAACATCGATACTTTTGATAATGATGCCAAACGTACTCGACGTAGCGTAGGTCAACATGTCGCAGAAGATCAGATCCAGATTGGCCGCCTGAAGTTTGAGAACCATCTCATACGCTTTCGATGCATCGTCAACAAGCCCCAGATCAATGATTTCGGCTGTATCGAGCGCTTCAATCTTGCTGATGAAAACGGCTTGTTTCCGCATCATGTCGTCCAGCAAGCCCTCGAATTGCCCCCAGTATTTGAAATAGCCTACGCCGAAAACCCCAATGCGAGGGCGTGTTTTCTTCCGTTTTACCCATTCTGCTTGCTGCACTGCCAAACCATTTGGAGATGGATTTTTCATAATATTCAGTTTTATGCCTTTGTATAATCAGCTTAGTGCACTAAGTTGATTTTGCGTGTAATGACCCTACACTTTTTCTGTCATCCCGACGCAGGAGGGATCTTAATCGTCCTGACATTCGAGATCCCTCCTGCGTCGGGACGACAAAAAGAGCCTAAGATATTTCGATAATCAGCGTGTTACCTGGACAAATTACCAACCATCATTGCCCAGGTTTACACACGCTGAACTACTGAAGGAAAAGAGTTTTATAACGTTTGTAATCAGTATCTTAACCCCCTATTTCGCTTAGCCCCTGTTTGTGGGCAACTCGTTTGGTTCCGAGCGACAGAGCTTCGATTCGGGGAATCAGTACGAGTAGCAGCACAAACGCAAATGGGTATAGCAAGCCCGAGGCAATCCATAACGGTCGGTACGAATATTGCTGAATCACAACACCCATCAACGGATTAAGCAGTAAACCCGAAACGGCCCCCGCTGTTCCCGACAGACCAACAACCGTAGAAGTCGCCTTCTGACCGAACATGTCCGAAATGGCTGTTATGTAATTGGTAATCCAGAAGCCATGCGCAAACATGAACACGGCCATTAAAGCAACAGCGACATTGACGGATGAAACCCACTCGATGGCTGGTGCTGCCAAAGTCAAAATGGCCGCAATGCCCATGACTGTTTTGCGGGCTTTATTGACTGAAAAATTAAAGGCAATCAGTTGTCCTGAAAACCACCCACCGAGCACGTTGGCAATGCCCAGCGCCAGAAACGGTATCCAGAAAAGGCTTCCAATTTGCTCGAAAGGTACATTTCGCACCGAACTCAGGTATTTCGGAATCCAGAACATCATGAAGTAGAAAACTGGATCGAGCAGAAAACGGATTATGATGAATACCCATGTTGCTTTCTGCTTGAGCAGTTGTAAAAAAGGAATTGTTTCGTGGGGCTCACTGGCTTTTTCGACAATCAGATTTTCTGTTTTCCAGGGAATGAATAACCAGATAATCACCCAGGCAATGCCAATCAGACCGGGTATTAAAAATCCTCCCCGCCAGCCGTAATTAGCCGATAGCCAGATGGTTAACGGTGGGGCTACGACCGCGCCAATGGCTGATCCGCCAATGGCTATACCATTGGCCAGGGCCCGTTCTTTTTTGTCGAACCAGCGATAGACTGTCCAGGCCGCGCCCGGAAAGCAACCGCCTTCGCCCATCCCCAGAAAGAACCGGAAGGTCAATAGCTGAGTAAACGAATTCATCACGGCATGAAGACTATTCGCTACCGACCATATGCCGACTGACAACGCCAGGCCGAGTTTTCCACCTACCCGGTCGATCAGCCAGCCGCCCAGCGTGAACATGATGGCGTAACTGATCAGAAAGCTGGTGTTGATCAGGCCATATTGAACGTCCGTAATCTTAAACTCTTCCTGAATTTTCAGAATAGCGATAGATAGCACCTGTCGGTCCAGAAAGCTGAGTCCTGTGGCTATAAAAAGCAGGAAAACAATCATCCAGCGCAGGTGCTTTTGCATTTTACTTAACGCACTAAGTTAGTGTATGCAAAGATATAAGCCTGAAAAAGAAAAAATCAACTGTTATGGTATTTTTTTTTAATCAAATAGAAATAATTTCATGGCTATAAAGGGTTGGCCTACCAGTCTGGTCCTGAAAAGCTGATCGGTTCAATAAACGGTTATATTGAGCCACAAAACCTGAAAAGACGATTCATTGCCCATGCTAACCAATCAACAAACAACTACGCAGACCCTCGATGCCGTATTGGGTGGCCTGATGCGACGATATAGTGAACGCGTTCCTGATGTACAGAAAGTCATCGATGCCATGATTGACGAAGGTATTATTGGAGCCGCTAGTGACATTGAAAATGACCACATTGCGTTTCGGACCATGGGTGTACCCAATCTGGGCATTGCGTCGTTCGAGAAGATTTTCCTGCATTACGGCTATGAAAAACGGGATGAGTTCAATTTCACCGGGAAAAAGTTGACCGCCTACTGGTTTAGCCCGCCCGAACCGCACTATCCGCGCATCTTCGTTAGTGAGTTGCGGGTACATGAGCTTTCGGAAGAAGCGCAACAGATTATTCATCGGTATACCAATACCGTTACCAGCGACCCGGTCGATGCATTGGATCTGGACGATGCGGCTGCGGTCGATCAGTTCCTGCACCAGCCACTCTGGACAACGCCCACGTTGCCGGATTACCAGCGGCTGCTGGACGAAAGCGAGTATGCTGCCTGGGTTATTTTCAACCGCTATTACCTGAATCATTTTACGATTAGTGTGCATAACCTTAAACCGGGCTATAATACCATCGATGAGTACGTAGCGTTTCTGGAACGACGGGGTTTTCGACTCAATACGGCCGGAGGAACCATCAAAGTTAGCCCCGACGGCGACCTGCGTCAGGCCTCAACGGTGGCCCAAATGATCGATGCTGAATTTGCGGGTGGCGACGTCTATCGGATTGCCGGGTCGTATGTTGAGTTTGCCGAACGTCGGGTGCTTCCCCCGTTTCGGGATTTGCCTGCCGATCAAATCACCCGTCAGCATCGACGCGAAGGTTTCGAGACGGGCAACGCCGACAAGATTTTTGAGAGTACATTCACAACACAAACTGGTAAGTAATTCATTGCTTACAAACCCTAAACCCTCATGAAACTCTCCTTTCTACTCGCTGGGCTGCTTTTGAACAGTCTGGTTTCGCTGGCGCAGAAGCCCGCGCCCGTCGGTATTCAGCTTTACAGTTTTCGGAATCAGTTTGCGAAAGATGTACCGGGAACGATGGCGAAGGTAAAGCAAATGGGATTTCGTGAGGCAGAGATAGCCGGAACCTACGGAATGAGTCTGGGCGATTTTCGCAAACTGCTGGATCTGAATGGCATAAAAGCCATCAGTACAGGTGCCAGTTTTGAGGATCTGGACTCAAATGTTCCGAAAGTACTGGCCGAGGCCAAGGCGTTAGGGGCGAAATATGTGGTCTGCACCTGGATCCCCCACGCTGGCGATCAGTTTATGGTTCATGATGCCGACCGGGCTATCGATGTGTTTAATACGGCCGGAAAACTTTTAGCTGAAAATGGCATTGCGCTGTGCTACCATAATCATGGCTACGAATTCCAAACCTATCAGGATGGTACCTTTTTCGATTACCTGGCCGATAACCTGGACCGTAAAGTAGTGAATTTTGAAATGGATGTGTTTTGGGTGAAATCGCCCGGTTACGATCCGGTTGCCTTGTTGCAGAAATACCCTAAACGGTTCGTTCTGATGCACCTGAAAGATCGTAAACCCGGCACTCCCGATAGCCAGACGGGCCATTCGGATATAGAATCGAATGTAACGCTGGGGCAGGGCGATGTAGGCATAGCCGCTCTGATGAAGCAGGCCAAAAAATCAGGTGTTAAGCACTTCTTTATTGAAGATGAATCGTCGCGTTCAATGGAGCAGGTGCCCCAAAGTGTAGCTTTTCTGGAAGGATTAAAATAAGCGATACAACCGCCCGGGCGGTTGTATCAGTTAAAGGCCTGAACCTGCCTGGCCAGTGTTTCAATATCTTCCGGTGTATGAAAGGCACTGATCACAATGCGGGTGTTGGCCCGGTCGGTGGCTGTCGGATAGGCAAACGAATAAATCAGAGTAGACTGATCAAGCAGGTACGGGTAGAGATCATCTCGTTTAGTAAAAAAGACTGGATAGCCCTCAGCATGATGGAAAATACCCGTGGGAAGTAGTAGTTTTTCGGCCAACGAAATGTTTTGACAAAGCCGTTGGAAGGCATCTGCATACAGGTTTTCGGCCCGAAGAAAAACATCGAGATAAGCGGGTGGCATGGGCGAACAGGCACCAAAAAAAGCAGTCTGCCGAATAGACTGGATTGTGTCGGCACTGCCCAGAACGACACCGCCCGGCAGTCCCATTGCCTTGGCCAGTGAAGCCGTAACCAGCAGATTCACATTAGATTTGTTGCAAAGCTGCGGCCAGATACCTCGTCCATTGTTTAATACGCCCAACCCATGCGAATCGTCGACGACCAGTGTAATCGGATGGTCGTTGGGTAAGGCATCAATCCACTCGAAGGGGTAATAGTCGGAGCAAACAGCATCGAGCGAGTTGGTCAGAATAGCAATTGGGCCGGGAGGAGTTGCGCGTACCTGTTCGGGTAATTGTGTGGCCCAGTCGTTGAACGACACACTTGGTAACGCAACGGCTGGCTCGTGCCAGATAGCCGGGTGAGCATTGGGCGCATAAATGAACGTAACACCCTGTCGGCGAAGCCAGTTCATGATTACCTGACCCGCCATCATACCCGACGATAGGGTTAGGGCTATCGGTGACGCTACCAACCCTGCCGACACCACCGATGCTAGTCTGGCTTCGGCCTGTTCGTAAATGCTCAGACGCAGGTTGCCATTTCGTGAACTGCCAAAAACAGTGCCGTACCGAAGAATAGCTTCCTGCATAAGGTGCTGGAAGTCTTCGCGTTGGGGTAGCCCGAGGTAAGCTGTTCCGCTGAAGAATAAATAGTCCTGACTGTTGTAACGAATCGTCCGGTTGGGCAGGTGATCGATGTCAAAAAATGGGTTCATTTTGCTACGATCATTCCTGGTCATTAAGTAATCGCACGCCAGTTCCATTTTCTGTGGCGTAAACAACCTGCCCATACTTGAACGTAACACCCATAGCGGGGTCGTTGGCAATGAGCATAGCGCCATCCAGATCGGCATAATCCAGTAAGGGAAGCAATTGCGCAATGGCCGAAATACCGACACTTGATTCGGTCATGCAGCCAACCATCACCTGTAAGCCCAGTTCCCGAGCGCGGCTAATCATGCGTCGGGCGGGCGTGATGCCACCGCATTTGGTGAGTTTGATGTTTACACCATGAAAATACCCGGCACAGCGGTCAACGTCGCTTTCGATAATGCAGCTTTCATCGGCAATAACGGGCAGGGCGCTTTGCTTATAAACGCGCTTAGCTCCTTCCCAGTCAGCAGCCGGAAGGGGTTGCTCGATAAACTCAACGTTCAGGTCCTTGAGGAGTCTGGATTTGGCGATGGCTTCGTCGGCGCTCCAGCCACAGTTGGCATCGACCCGAAACAAGGCATCGGTATGTTGCCGTAATGTCTGTACCAGACGAATATCCTCGTCGGGACGGCCCAGCTTTATTTTATAGAGCGGCCAGGGGCGTTCCTGCATCTTTTCGACCATTCGCTGGGGCGTGTCGAGGCCAATGGTATAGTCGGTAACCGGGCTACTGGCAGGATCAAGATCCCAGAGTTTGTAAAGCGGTTGGCCCCGGCGTTTTCCCCATAAATCCCAGGCCGCCTGGTCGAGCGCACACAGGGCAAACGGATGTTGCTCCAGATGAGGGTACATATCGGCCCAGAACTGTTCGGGCGTGGCCAGCTCGTATGCTTCGATCGGCTCACGGATGGCTTCCAGGGCGGCAATCATACCATCTATCGTAATACCGTAATACTTGGTAGCCGTAGCCTCGCCAAAGCCACGATGATCGCCATCCCGAAGTTCAACGATCAGGGAGGGTTGTACATCACGGCTATCGTGGGCAATGGTAAATGTATGATTCAGGCGCAGGTCGACCCGATGAACATGCAATTGCATTCGTGTGAAGGATTTTCGCAAAGATAGCGAAGTGAGGGAAGGGTTGAGGGGGTAATAGGTTAAGTGTGTAATTGAGCGAACGCTCCAATCACAAGTCAATCAGGCCATATTTGACCGCTTTAATAGCCATACTAACTCGATTTTTGACATTCATTTTTTGGAAAACCGCTTCCCGATAGCCGTCAACCGTTCGAGGGCTAACAGACATTCTGTCGGCTATGTCGTTGTAAGTCAGGTCGCTACAGGCAAGTTTTAAGAACTCGTACTCGCGCTCATTAAGATTGAAAACTGAAATGGTGCCATTGCTGCTGGGGCCGGTCAGATTTCGAATCAGTTGCGTAGTAAAGTATTCAGAGTAGTAGAACCCTTTAGTCATAATCTCATTCAACGCCAGATTCAACTCGCTGGGTCGACACCCCTTCAGCAAGTAGCCTCGGGCGCCATTCCGCACCATTCGGATAAGGTGATCTTCCCGGTCGTTCATCGAAAGAACCAGAACACGTACGGTTGGATACCGTTGTCGGAGTTGACTAGCGGTTTCGAAACCGTCCATTTCGGGCATGTTGATGTCTAGTAATACAATGTCAGGTAATTGAGAACTATGCTCTAATTTTTCAAGCAGATCGCGGCCATTTTCTGCCACCAGTAACACATCATAATTGTCGAACTTTTTAATTAAATCAGCTAAAGCGGCTGCTACCAGATAATGATCGTCGGCAATGGCGATATAAGCAGGCATAATTTCGTAACGTATAAGTTAATTGGGTACTAAGCTAAAGACTGAGCTGTCTTACCCATTTTTTGGGGCTAAAAGTATACGTATGAGGCCAGTACAGGCTTTCTATTTAGTAAATTAGTTAAAATTTTATTTACTATTTTGTTTACTATGTAAATAGTCTAGTTGATAAGCTAGATAGGCTGAATACGAGGCATACTAATTTCGATTCGAGTGCCGACTCCAGGCTGGCTGATGATTTGGCAATCACCGCCAAATAAACCGGCACGACGGTACAAATTGTTGAGCCCGGCACCTGCTTCAGTCAGTGGCCGATTCATAACTTCATCGACCTGAAATCCCCGTCCATCGTCGGCAATGCTGAGTAAAAACTTGTCTGGTTTATACTCAGCCCTGATCTTGATGGTACGTGCCCTGGCATGTTTGAGCGCATTGTTGAGCGATTCCTGAGTCATCCGTAGAAGCACCGTTTCGACCTGTTCCCCGAGCGAATACGAATTGCCCAGGGGAATCAACTGCGTTTGTATTTTACCGACCCGCTGAATCCGATCAAGTTCAAACTGTAGGCTGGGGAGAAGGCCAAATCGGTTAACGGTATCATGATCGAGGGTTTTGGAAAGTGCACGGACTTCAGTGATAATCGAGTTTACTAAATCGCGGGTTTGCTGAATTGAAGGCTGGAGGTCTGAATGCTCGGTTTCATCTTCGAGCGCGTTCAGACGCATGAGAGTCACGGTGAGCAATTGCCCAATATTATCGTGCAAATCATGGCCAACTTGCTGCAGGGTTTGATTTTGTATTTCAAGTTGGGATTGGAGCAGTTCGCGCTGATGTAGGTTTCGGGTTTGCTCCTGTTCGGTCAGGTATCGGATGTACTGCCGACGATGCATGAACAGGAACAAAATAGGTGCCCCGGAAATGAGTAGCAAAAAAATAGTAGCTATACTAACGATGGCGATTTCTCCGGTGAGGTCTTGCATCGGAAACCGATAAAAAAATAAATGCACATAATCAGGAAAACCACATTATGAATCCTCCAGATGATGCTAATGTTTGATGGTTGTAGGTAGGTAAGCGTACGATAGGTCAGAAAAATAAAGAAATTACTCGTATAGTAGGTAAAAATT
This window of the Spirosoma aerolatum genome carries:
- a CDS encoding L-fucose/L-arabinose isomerase family protein, with amino-acid sequence MKNPSPNGLAVQQAEWVKRKKTRPRIGVFGVGYFKYWGQFEGLLDDMMRKQAVFISKIEALDTAEIIDLGLVDDASKAYEMVLKLQAANLDLIFCDMLTYATSSTFGIIIKSIDVPIVLVALQPDKAMDYSRASTYMQLYNDDICSLPEFAGVAVRMGKKVPQMIIGTLHDDPAADADIEEYCRIATVLHDLKTARIGHIGHPIEAMLDMHSDSTMLTAHFGAHIVQCEAHEIVSQYQKATETEIDAIKERILAYFDTPDPVSDPISEKLRDSDLHIAAQAAVALEKFIKAKKLDGLAYYYDGPEGSDTRVVMSNLIVGNSLLQGAGFPMCGESDLKTCIAMLIMERLGIGGSFAEFHPVDFKEDFVLVGHDGPHNIAIAEGQPVLRSLKKYHGKPGFGAGVEFKIKEGPITMLSISSTYEGKMKFVIAEGESIAGPIPPTGNTNTRGFFKPNVRTFLKRWISEGPTHHFALGVGHHAKTIQKIADYLKVESVIISNE
- a CDS encoding response regulator transcription factor; translation: MPAYIAIADDHYLVAAALADLIKKFDNYDVLLVAENGRDLLEKLEHSSQLPDIVLLDINMPEMDGFETASQLRQRYPTVRVLVLSMNDREDHLIRMVRNGARGYLLKGCRPSELNLALNEIMTKGFYYSEYFTTQLIRNLTGPSSNGTISVFNLNEREYEFLKLACSDLTYNDIADRMSVSPRTVDGYREAVFQKMNVKNRVSMAIKAVKYGLIDL
- a CDS encoding DUF1338 domain-containing protein, whose product is MLTNQQTTTQTLDAVLGGLMRRYSERVPDVQKVIDAMIDEGIIGAASDIENDHIAFRTMGVPNLGIASFEKIFLHYGYEKRDEFNFTGKKLTAYWFSPPEPHYPRIFVSELRVHELSEEAQQIIHRYTNTVTSDPVDALDLDDAAAVDQFLHQPLWTTPTLPDYQRLLDESEYAAWVIFNRYYLNHFTISVHNLKPGYNTIDEYVAFLERRGFRLNTAGGTIKVSPDGDLRQASTVAQMIDAEFAGGDVYRIAGSYVEFAERRVLPPFRDLPADQITRQHRREGFETGNADKIFESTFTTQTGK
- a CDS encoding sugar phosphate isomerase/epimerase family protein, giving the protein MKLSFLLAGLLLNSLVSLAQKPAPVGIQLYSFRNQFAKDVPGTMAKVKQMGFREAEIAGTYGMSLGDFRKLLDLNGIKAISTGASFEDLDSNVPKVLAEAKALGAKYVVCTWIPHAGDQFMVHDADRAIDVFNTAGKLLAENGIALCYHNHGYEFQTYQDGTFFDYLADNLDRKVVNFEMDVFWVKSPGYDPVALLQKYPKRFVLMHLKDRKPGTPDSQTGHSDIESNVTLGQGDVGIAALMKQAKKSGVKHFFIEDESSRSMEQVPQSVAFLEGLK
- a CDS encoding dipeptide epimerase, with amino-acid sequence MQLHVHRVDLRLNHTFTIAHDSRDVQPSLIVELRDGDHRGFGEATATKYYGITIDGMIAALEAIREPIEAYELATPEQFWADMYPHLEQHPFALCALDQAAWDLWGKRRGQPLYKLWDLDPASSPVTDYTIGLDTPQRMVEKMQERPWPLYKIKLGRPDEDIRLVQTLRQHTDALFRVDANCGWSADEAIAKSRLLKDLNVEFIEQPLPAADWEGAKRVYKQSALPVIADESCIIESDVDRCAGYFHGVNIKLTKCGGITPARRMISRARELGLQVMVGCMTESSVGISAIAQLLPLLDYADLDGAMLIANDPAMGVTFKYGQVVYATENGTGVRLLNDQE
- a CDS encoding sensor histidine kinase, giving the protein MQDLTGEIAIVSIATIFLLLISGAPILFLFMHRRQYIRYLTEQEQTRNLHQRELLQSQLEIQNQTLQQVGHDLHDNIGQLLTVTLMRLNALEDETEHSDLQPSIQQTRDLVNSIITEVRALSKTLDHDTVNRFGLLPSLQFELDRIQRVGKIQTQLIPLGNSYSLGEQVETVLLRMTQESLNNALKHARARTIKIRAEYKPDKFLLSIADDGRGFQVDEVMNRPLTEAGAGLNNLYRRAGLFGGDCQIISQPGVGTRIEISMPRIQPI
- a CDS encoding aminotransferase class I/II-fold pyridoxal phosphate-dependent enzyme; translation: MNPFFDIDHLPNRTIRYNSQDYLFFSGTAYLGLPQREDFQHLMQEAILRYGTVFGSSRNGNLRLSIYEQAEARLASVVSAGLVASPIALTLSSGMMAGQVIMNWLRRQGVTFIYAPNAHPAIWHEPAVALPSVSFNDWATQLPEQVRATPPGPIAILTNSLDAVCSDYYPFEWIDALPNDHPITLVVDDSHGLGVLNNGRGIWPQLCNKSNVNLLVTASLAKAMGLPGGVVLGSADTIQSIRQTAFFGACSPMPPAYLDVFLRAENLYADAFQRLCQNISLAEKLLLPTGIFHHAEGYPVFFTKRDDLYPYLLDQSTLIYSFAYPTATDRANTRIVISAFHTPEDIETLARQVQAFN
- a CDS encoding MFS transporter; this encodes MQKHLRWMIVFLLFIATGLSFLDRQVLSIAILKIQEEFKITDVQYGLINTSFLISYAIMFTLGGWLIDRVGGKLGLALSVGIWSVANSLHAVMNSFTQLLTFRFFLGMGEGGCFPGAAWTVYRWFDKKERALANGIAIGGSAIGAVVAPPLTIWLSANYGWRGGFLIPGLIGIAWVIIWLFIPWKTENLIVEKASEPHETIPFLQLLKQKATWVFIIIRFLLDPVFYFMMFWIPKYLSSVRNVPFEQIGSLFWIPFLALGIANVLGGWFSGQLIAFNFSVNKARKTVMGIAAILTLAAPAIEWVSSVNVAVALMAVFMFAHGFWITNYITAISDMFGQKATSTVVGLSGTAGAVSGLLLNPLMGVVIQQYSYRPLWIASGLLYPFAFVLLLVLIPRIEALSLGTKRVAHKQGLSEIGG